The region CTAACTCCTTCTGCCCAGTTCCATAACTGGTCGCTGATCACGTGCTTTTTGTTTGGCCAACGGTGATCACGTGCTGATTGAATTAGATTCCATCACTCATACCAAATCGCAAGTGAAAAACTCCATTGGCACcacataaaaacaaaaacaagataTCAACAATTTTATTTACTTTATAATCATTagaataattttgaaaaaattctATATATCgatcatttaaaaaatttgttTAGTACTTACTCATTTTATATATCACAAAAATATGGTACAATTAAATAGATTAATTCTTACTAACATGAAAGTAATAACAATGTTATAATTTTGATTGAGATTAATGGATATGCCAATCACATTTATATAGAACCAAGCTGTTgtatttctttttaattttacagtaactaaaataaaaataacttttAATGTGGTAGAAATTTATTGAATGCATGTGGAAAAATTTACACCGACAAACGGTGCAACAAGCTACTTTATTTGATCTCATCTAACttattttcaaaagaaaaacctTACCGCTAATTTCCGATCAAGTCTTTCCCTCTCCTTTTTTTTCCATCAGAAAGTAGTATTTCCTCTCTCTATATACAAATCTTCTATAAAAGCATCCACTGTCTCCATCTCCATGTTGAAGGCAATTATATAGTTGAACAAGAAAAGAGAAtaccaaagaaaagaaatagagagaagagaaatttAGATCAAGATTATGAGTTCCGAGTCTGAAACGGTTTGCGTTACAGGGGCTGCTGGTTTCATCGGGTCATGGCTTGTCATGAGACTCATCGAGCGTGGCTACACGGTTCGAGCCACCATCCGAGACCCAGGTGAGGTCTCTTTTTTTTGACAAATCCGATTCACAAATTAAAAAAGTTTTTCTTCACATTAGTTTTACACATAAGTAGCTTATTGTAAATAATATGTTGAGTGTTAATAGtaaaaatatagttcatgagaaaataaaattgtttttcttttcttacttttttcaAATTATGATTTTGCCAAAGCATGTATATTTGGTGCATTGAAAATTGAGATTGTACATTATGAGGTATCCAACATAAAAGGAAGAAATGAGCTCAGTTGGCGTTCGGTTGAGAAGAATTTTTCTTAATATTCAAATGTTACATCTATTAAAGTTTTTATTCTACACTCActaattagtcattaattgtTGGCTTTGTTTAGTTAATTAAATTTCCCTCTCCTTTACCTAAATTTTCTGAATCAATAAAGTGTTGGTCTAGTTGTGAATAAATTGGATCCCATAAAAATGAGAGCACAAGCTCGAATtccggaaaaaaaaatatctgtTTGGATAgacatgcatttttttttatctgatTCCATACCTTCAAGAAAATATAACGATATAAGCATTATATATATTGTGCAGCAAACATGAAGAAGGTGAAGCATTTGCTAGAACTGCCAGATGCAAAGACCAAATTGTCCTTATGGAAAGCTGATCTTGCTGAAGAGGGAAGCTTTGATGAAGCCATTAGAGGGTGCACTGGAGTTTTCCATGTGGCGACACCCATGGATTTTGAGTCCAAGGACCCTGAGGTATATAATTCACACAAATGTCATTCTTTTCTGGGCATCCatgaataatttaattaatacttgaTTTTTATAGATAGGCATGTACAATAATGTTTTTAAAGAGCAATTAGTTATGACAATGTGTGATATGGTGAgaaattaatttgattggaaatGGATGCAGAATGAAGTGATAAAGCCAACAATAAACGGATTGTTAGACATCTTGAAAGCATGTGAGAAGGCCAAAACTGTGAGAAGGTTGGTATTCACATCCTCAGCAGGGACTGTGGATGTTACAGAGCACCCAAAGCCTGTTATTGATGAAACTTGCTGGAGTGACATTGAGTTCTGCCTCAGAGTCAAGATGACTGGCTGGGTTAGTCAATTACTAGTACCATTTTTCCTCTGCTAAACACATTATATATGTTCACTGTAATGCGTGTGTGGGTAAAAGACCCTTATACTGTCTTGCTTCACTTTTGTAGATGTATTTCGTTTCCAAGACACGAGCAGAACAAGAAGCGTGGAAATATGCCAAAGAGCACAACATAGACTTCGTCTCTGTCATTCCACCTCTTGTAGTTGGCCCATTTCTCATGCCAACAATGCCACCTAGCCTAATCACTGCTCTCTCACTCATCACAGGTGCATTATAAAATACAAACATTTCTGTTAGTATGATATAAAAGCATGCAGTTTCAAGGAAAATCAATATTGAGTTGTGAAATTAAGTACTTTTAGGTTAATGAAAATAATTCCTGACACATACATTATGATTATTATAGTACTACtaatttttttggtcaaatagtactactaattttaaataaaagggTGCTAATGGTTCGGCAGGAAATGAGGCCCATTACTCAATCATAAAGCAAGGCCAATATGTCCACTTAGACGACCTTTGTCTTGCTCACATATTCTTGTTTGAGAACCCAAAAGCCCAAGGGAGATACATGTGCTCTGCATATGAGGCCACCATTCATGAAGTTGCAAGAATGATCAACAAAAAGTACCCTGAGTTCAATGTTCCCACAAAGTAAGCATTTGCATATATCATAGAGTCTTAGTGCGGCTTTTGTGACAATTTGATTTTAATAAAATTGATTACGGTAAAAGGGATTTGATGGTGAAGTGATTTATATGTTGATGCATTtatgaaaaagtgatttttattGAGTAATATTGTGAAATACAATTGTAAAATCTTAAAATTGATAATGTTCAACACATAAACTACTTTTTCTAATTTctattagaattgattttgggtaTGAAATCAAATAATCAATTCTCTAAAATGACTCACAAACATCAACACTTTtatctaaaattgattttacttCACCAGAACCAAACACATTAATCATAATAATATGAATAGACTAGGCTATTGTCTAACTTATGTCATGAGATTATTTAACCCCCTAGCACAATGTTGTGTAACATAAGTGAGTTAGAAATTGCATACACTTTACACTTGAATTTTTACAAATAATCTTATTGGTTTACCTAGGATGAGATTATAACCCCATGGTCCATGGAGGTAAGTTAGAAAGAACTGAAATCTTCTGCTTCTAATTGATTCTGTTAAGCTTACTTATTACGGATAAAACTTATGTTGTGCTAATTTGACTTATTATGCACTTGATTTTTAGGTTCAAGGATATTCCAGATGAATTGGACATCATTAAATTTTCTTCAAAGAAGATCACAGACTTGGGGTTCAAATTTAAGTACAGCTTAGAGGATATGTACACAGGAGCCGTCGAAACCTGCAGAGAAAAGGGGCTTCTTCCTAAAACTGCTGAAACTCCAGCTACTAATGGCACAACTCAGAAATAAATGTGCTTCTTGACCAAAAGAAATAAATGTGCTTCTGTATCTTTGTGCCAGTGATGGCTTTGGATCTTGCTTTTGATTTCTCTGTTCTTTATGATCAATTGAGATTTATTAGACTTATCAATTGGATGTCAGAATATCCATGTTATTTATGGGGCCAGGTTGCCTTTTAATTAATAAGCttctttttttttagataagccaaaggATTTTAATTAATAAGCTAAGTTACTTGCTACTACTTCTAATTCGGTAGGATTATGAAATAATTGATGTTTGTGTGAATCGCATAAATACATAAAGCTAGCTGATTCCGTTGCCAGATGATGGGATTGTTGATACATCTATATAATCCTACTTTTATTCAGGAGAAGAATATTAGAAAGTTTCATCTTTCATTTGTATAAGTGTTTGTAGTAGTTTTTACTTGAAGAAAACTCAATAGAACCAATATGGGGTGTTGAATTAAATCTTATGACTCTTTAAGAAGTAGGTTTTTAATTagtgtcaagttttttttttttttttttgcatcggAAAACAACAAGAAAATAAACAGAAAACTAAGGCATAGGCGCATAGCTATCCTATCCTTGAACAAGAGGAAGTCCAGCTCAGGGCAGGTATGAGCAATCTCACGGGTTTCACGAGTGAGGGAGATGGCCCCCTCTCTCGTTAATCAATCTGCTACGGCGTTGCTGTCACGTTGGATCCAATTCAGCTGGACCTCCCAATCTCTACTCATCAGTGCTTTTATTTCCAACAAATTAAAGTTGTTGATAAGTGTTAATTTTACGtatttttaaatatcattttaagcacttatttgaccttgcattgttaattattttatcCCCATAAGTAGTTGATTTAGTAAATACTTAATTTTAGTATAGAAATAGAGTAAGtattatatttttcacatttaatcttttgttttcaatgaTAGGTGAAAATCTATGAAGATATGTGCCACAAGATGTCAAAAggccaagaaatgaagaatttcGCTTAAGTCAAATGTTTACTCGCTTAAGCGAAATTATATGGCAGAGGGTATCAATTCTGGAAGAcaatctcgcttaagccaaattctTTCTCGCTTAAGCAAACCATTCAGTGGCGTAGAAGGAAAGTGAaccctcgcttaagcgagacttATGCTCGCTGAAGCGAGCAGAGTACTTCAGTGTTAAGAAAATGCTCTCACTTAAGCGAATCTGAAGCTCTCTTAAGCGAGCCAAACCGCCTGGAACCCTTATAAAAGGCCAGAACACGATCTCTTCCATTCTTCACCATTTTTCCTCCCTAAAAAATTCAGAGGAggctgggcttcatggaggaagGGTCTCTGGGCTAGGAATTGATGGAGTGGAGCTTTGGAGCATGGTGACAACCTCTTGGTGGCTATGAAAAGCTTGAGAAAGATTCCATCACTGTGAATTCATCTCCGTTCTTCGGGTTTCATCTCTTCCTTTCTTATCTCTTGTATatgttcttttctatttttgtatctagAATGTTATAGCTTAGTTATTTGATTGTTGTAAACTCAATTATTGATGTAAATGgaaatctttcatgtatggtgtttctttttgtacttcatgcttctaaccaatcaattgataatcaaaagagcttcactaatttataaatagatcgagaggttcatatgagttggtgtatgcttagatcaatgaaagtagaatgtctatgtcttaggtcacgcCGTGTGTTAAAGTTTTGCTTTCTACACTTCAAGTATCATTGATTTGTGTTAGATTTTtatggactagcatgagatcgggagataattgCGCGTCCGGTccaagagagaaaccactcaatGAACTAGTTGTCTTATGGTGAGATTATCTTAGGTAGGAACAATAGTGGgcttccacgtgacaggtgggattttgagttctaacaggagtttccgggGTGACAACGGAGATTCGCAAGCCTAGGGTACCTTTGTCTTAGGATAAATTTGTtattgggaatgtctttgagagagaatttgagttttaatgttccttttggttttctagatggtaagggattacgtctaggaattccaactgatagattcacttaggctagggatagttaggtggatagctctcgACATCGTAAGTGAAATGAACCTTTACATAAGTGTTTGTGTTCAAAGAAATCAGAGGATTATGTGAATGCCTTTCTGAATATGTGTTCTTCTTTGTTATCTCTGTAAACCTTCTTTTACCGCTTTCCTTATattgaaaatcacaaaaacaatttatcaaacatcttttTATCCGCTCAAATCAATGTTTAACGGGTGGAACTAATGTccacacaatccctgaggacgataaactcGTATTTGCTTTACAACGATTGAATCATAAGGGTTAGTTCCAAAGCAGTACAAACAACAAGGAAAAAGACTTTATCAGTTGCTGCATGGTCATGGTGTCTCAGCCTGTGCTCATCAGCAAGAACATTCTTCAGCAGTAAGCAATCCACCTCCCCTAGTACTTTACGGTGGCCATGGCTCCACGCCATCTCGAGGCCGTCACGTAGCGCTCTGGCCTCTGCAAAAAACGGGTTTCCAGACGTGTCGTGGCTCATTAAACCAATAATCCAAGCACATGTACTATCCCTCAGTACTCCTCCTCCACCCATGCAGTCCTTAAACTCTCTATAGCTACCATATGTGTTTAATTTGACGAAATCCCGTGACTGAGGTATCTAGTGCATGGACAGGAGCTCACCATTTCCTTTCCTGAAAAAATGAACAAGATCGTCGTGCTCCAAAACGAGTCTATGCCAAGCTACCTGTAGAGGCCAAGGTTGGGATCTAGCACCATGTTATTTCACCATTTCCATGCACCCCAAATGCCCGCAATGAAGCGTAACGCGTTTCCGCTCTGAGTCTGGCTTCTAATCCATTCTTTATAATCCATAGTCCAGGAATTTCTCCAACTCCAGGCACCCAATCTTCCCCAAAGGTCGCCGGAGTGGGTACAGTCTTTGAGGCAGTGGAGGCAATCTTCTATATCCGTCGAGCATCGGACACAAATGTCTGTATCTGACAGATTGCATTTCCTCCTATTAGAATTCACAGGAAGTGCACCATGGAAAGCCAACCAAATAAACATCCTGATCTTTTCCGGGATATCTAGTTTCCAAATCCAATTCCACGAGTCAACCATATCTATCACTGGAGCATGTCGTTCCCGCAACCATTTGTGTCCCTCACAAACAGAGTAAAGCACACCATCGTTCCCACACCATCTCCATTTATCAATTGCAGAGGCTGAAATTACAGGATTATTTGCCACAAATTGGTTGCTAATTTCTTGAGGCATGCACGTCATGAGTCTTCCCAAGTTCCAGTTGTTATTCTCGATCAAATCCCGGAGCTGCAAATGAGTATCAGAAATATTGACAAAGAATATCTGGTCATCTATTTTTCCTTGCATTGTCCAATCGCCGTACCACACTGAGGTCCTCCCGTCTCTTAAAGTGAACTTGTAGCCATCTGAAATTTGGTCTCTAGCCTTGAGTATCCCATTCCTGACAGGGGAAGAATTAGGCCGACGAGTAGCACCAAAAACTGAAGAGCCCCTTAAATATTTGTGAGCCATTGCCTGGACCCAAAGCTTGACGTCGTCTGCAAAAAATAAATGGGAGTTCGGAGGTCCCCCTGGTGCAATTTGGATGGCCTTCCACATCCCTGACTCCACCGACCTTTGGATATTCACCGAGAGCCTCTCCATGCACATAACAAATAGGTAAGGCGAGAAGGGGTCACCTTTCCTGAGCCCTCTCCCCGTTTTGAAAGATGGGAGCCTAGAGCCATTCTAGAGGATAGAGAGGTTGGAGCCGCTCACACACCTCATGATAAGGTGGACCTTCCTTTATGGAAACCCAAAACAAGATAGAGAATCCTGCAAGAAAGACCAAGAGATGCTATCATAAGCGCAAGATATTAGACTAACACTTCAACAATTTCACTTCAAATACTATTTTAAAATTAGCTTTTTAGGTGAGGTGTCAATTTGACCATTATCCTGTCTTTCAAATACCTTTGATATTCTATAacttttattataatattaatttaatattgcatttttatcataaaatttagttaaaatttaattttatctcCGAACAATTTCCTTACAAATTAACtttttgatatattatttttGAACATGTAcattttgatattttaattatgagatatcaatatatattaaaaaagaagAATTTCTACTAGTGTTTTTTAGTCATGCATTGCACGAGGAATATGTCTATTCTATTTGaaacatcaattaatactttgattattaaaaatataataaacaacaaatgaaatagaagagtcggaaatgatgagcaaagttgacaaaaagtcttaaattgaaatCATTGTTGCATAAATTGAAATTCGTACAATtgaaaactaataaaaaaataccttaaccaaatctcaaattctttaaaacatattaggggatggtttaatgatggctaataaacaatagctgatttaatctgcagtgaataaaagagaaaacatTCTTTGtgaacgtgattatgcgagttcgttTTCACATAGTAAAATAAACTAAGCTTGATCCAGATCAACAGAAAAtcatttcacattcttcatgaacatgaagacaataGCCCAAGGCATAGATATAAGAaatcaccataacacatattaatcttagaaaaaaagatgtgatagtagcacaaatcaggattgtgaaagataaatcataaagtattgcCTCATTTTGTGTTTACACCAAGTCATCCGAGTTTGAGCCAATATTGCAGGGTACgtacaaaatttatgaaatatatcaCACTTTTTTATTAGTAGTTTGTTAGTACTACTTTAGTTACATATAATAACTAGTATTTTTGACCCGTGAGTTGCACGGAGGATTCTTTTTACTTTTGTATTGTGTTTTTatggtttattttttaaattatttattcgtATGAAAAATGAgtataaacaatttttttagaaaaaccTTATTTTACCCAAGCAATGAAGGTTTGGTGTCTTACTAAGTCCGTAGGCATGTCTTTCCCTGGTAGTGATGAAGATGCCGTTCGAGGGTTGGCTGAAGTTATTAAAGAGAATTTTCCTTCTAGGTGCTAGGAAGGTCGTTTCCTCCTcctttgggttttgttttggATTTTCTAGGGTGGTttgttactttttattttccccATCTTGTGGGATTGTATCCatcttttttattaataaataactCTTTtgctcttaaaaaaaaaacttcacaattgaacaaagaaagcaaaaaaaaaaaaatggttgcaACCTTACAAAAAATACTTGTTAAAAATTATCCAATGACAATTCAGATGTTAAATGGTGATATGAATGAATAATTGGGCCGCTAGAAACCAATTTTTCAGGTGTGGCTAGTCCCTTGAGGATGTTTACAAAAGCTTCTCTTAGTCATAAACTGAATTCTTCAAGGATAATTAAGAGGAAATGAAAATATCAGCAATAATGCATTATAGAGTAGATCTGCAACAACAATTGACCTCGGGTAAAAAGATacaatttaaagaaaagaaagaaagactcAAAATTTGATCACTCAATACATACCTCTTGAATTGGTTTTGAACCAAGAAATACAGATAGCAAAaagtaaattatataaaaatgaaattgataaACATGAATTTCCCTTAATTTATTGGCTCGAAACATTAAAAATATCAAGGTTTCAACCAAATTCAAGCCGTTGTTCATGAAATCCTGACATCTTACATCCTTACAAAaaatctaaagaaaaaaaataaacaaaacaaaacatgaACAAAACTTGGAACCTAAAACATAAGCTAGTTGAGTTTTGATATGCAGTCACTGCTAGAAACCATGGATACATTAAACAATTCTAAAACTCAAAATGTGGATGAGGTTGAAAAGATGCTGACAAATCAAACAGATGAAGAGTATTTATACATGGAGAGTAAaccatgaagaatgtgaaaagtTTCAACAATTCTCTTCCTCAATccaattattaaatatttttcattttagaatAAATCGAAATTATGAAGaggagttttggaaaatgaaaagTCATAAAATCATTACATTATAAAAGTTGTAACAATTAAAATAGTGAAAGATCAATACATTGTTAAGTCATAAAGTGTTCTCAAAGCATAGAAGAGACGAATAGAAGATGAGAGGTTGCAATGGAATAGACGGCTGTGATTAGGGATGGCACCCGCGCGGGGCGGGGGCGGGGAGTGGCCCCCCATCCCCGTCCCTGCATCTCTCTTTTGTCCCCGTCCCCATCCCCATCCCCACAAATGTATAGAAACCACGGATGAGAATAGAACATGTCAAATTCCATGAAAATGTATATTGAAGTTCAAATAACATTGATCAAAATTCATAACATTAAGTCTACAAATAAGAAAATTGACATATAAAATTCAACATTCAATCCAAAAAAATGTGAAGTCTATTATCCAAAATATCTCAAAAGTCAACGCCGAAaaacgtctaaactctgtaaaaATACAAATCATCCCGCAGTCAAGTCATCGCAAAAATGTTAAGTCTTCAAGTAACCATTAATCAAAgtttctacaaaaaaaaaacaagcatAAATACATATAAACTTTCAAATATGAAATAATCTATAATCTCATAACAATAAATTTCTTTACCTCAATCAACATTTTTATCTTCATTGAATATGTGTTGTTCAAACTGAAATTTTGAAGTACCTAATCATACAAATATAGATTAGTAAaggtattattaattttttacatatatatacgGGGCGGGGTCCCCGCGGGGCGGGGATGGTGATCCCCATCCCCATCCCCAAATTTGTTTCAGGGAATTTTTGTCCCCATCCCCACCCCCACAGGGAAAAATTCCCCAGGATCGGGGCCGCAAACGGGGCAGTCCCCACGGGGATCCCCATATACAGGTGGAAATTGCCATCCCTAGCTGTGATTGCATCTTTAGAAAATAATGTGTATTTTTACTTAAATACTCATGTAAACACAATTAGATTATAGTGTAATAATTATTGAATGACAAAGTTGCTCTCAAGATTGAAAAAACTTctcttttatataatatatagaagatagatatatatatatatatatatatatatatatatatatagatagatagatatagatagatatagatagatagataaacagatatatagatatagataaaatGTGTAAgagatatatattgattagtCTACTTGAAGTTTGTCTTCTAAGATAAACAAATTCATGGTGAAATTGTGAATGAAACGACTTTCTTGTtctaagataaattaagataaaatcaagaaataaacaacctaaatcctaatcaaatctaaaatttaaaaaggtacttgttggtcaatccgcaagtgtacgaatccacccgtttttaaatatcgaaccacagggattgtgagtgactaaattcagtttaagctttgagtttgaaggttggttttattgaataagagatatgttgaagtagtaataaggaaaaaagaaaataaaaagacaattcataaaataacatgctttgggttcttgttcaactagtcaatttaagcacatcattctatgcacatgttctcatggatctctctttgatgatatagcctagttactcacttattgattcctcacataagcaattctctcatactaaaagctaagtccaattccttgtgtacttagtcatttatatgaggttttagatcatgcaatatcaggccatcaaaccccaacccttcctcttttcctagtagcaagtatagaaggggtaatcccaaatcagttccctaatctataacaaacttccattttgattatagaaaagtataaagcaagcatgcatacaagcttaga is a window of Lotus japonicus ecotype B-129 chromosome 5, LjGifu_v1.2 DNA encoding:
- the LOC130720661 gene encoding dihydroflavonol 4-reductase-like, which gives rise to MSSESETVCVTGAAGFIGSWLVMRLIERGYTVRATIRDPANMKKVKHLLELPDAKTKLSLWKADLAEEGSFDEAIRGCTGVFHVATPMDFESKDPENEVIKPTINGLLDILKACEKAKTVRRLVFTSSAGTVDVTEHPKPVIDETCWSDIEFCLRVKMTGWMYFVSKTRAEQEAWKYAKEHNIDFVSVIPPLVVGPFLMPTMPPSLITALSLITGNEAHYSIIKQGQYVHLDDLCLAHIFLFENPKAQGRYMCSAYEATIHEVARMINKKYPEFNVPTKFKDIPDELDIIKFSSKKITDLGFKFKYSLEDMYTGAVETCREKGLLPKTAETPATNGTTQK